Genomic segment of Paenalkalicoccus suaedae:
ATCGTTTCATCCGTAATGATTGGCTCATTATTCTCGCCGTAGAAAACAGGGATTGGCACTCCCCATACGCGTTGTCTTGAGATACACCAGTCACCGCGATCGCGTACCATGTTATAAAGGCGCGTTTCGCCCCACTTAGGTAGCCAAGTTGTCTCTTCTACTTCACGGAGTAAATCTTCGCGGAAGTCTTTAATAGAAGCAAACCACTGAGACGTCGCACGGAAGATAACAGGCTTCTTCGTACGCCAGTCATGTGGATACGAGTGCGTAAAGAAGTTGAGCTTAAGTAGCGCTCCGACTTCCTCTAGCTTTTCACTGATTGGCTTATTTGCTGCGTCGTAAAACAGTCCTTCAAACATAGGTGCTTCATCTGTGAAGACACCTTTATCATCAACTGGGCAAAGTACGTCAAGGCCGTACTGCTGTCCAACGATATAGTCATCTTCCCCGTGGCCTGGAGCTGTATGGACACAGCCTGTACCTGCATCAAGTGTCACGTGATCACCTAAGATGATCAGGGACTCACGATCATAAAGAGGGTGCTTTGCTTTTGCATGCTCAAGCTCCGCTCCTTTGTGAGTAGCGACTACTTCGTAGTCTGTCCACTCAAACTGACCAACTAACTCTTCAAGCAATCCTTCTGCAACGATATACTTTGCTCCGTTTACGGCAACTGTCACGTAGTCAAGCGTTGCGTTTAACGCGATCGCTAAGTTTGCTGGGATCGTCCAAGGTGTTGTTGTCCAGATGACAAACTTTTCGTCCCCTTGTAGTACTCCTCTACCATCTGTTACATCAAACGCTACATAGATAGAAGGAGAACGCTTATCGTGATATTCGATTTCTGCCTCTGCTAGCGCAGATTCAGAAGAAGGAGACCAATAAACTGGCTTTTTACCTTTGTAGATATAGCCTTTTTTCGCCATTTCACCAAAGACTTTAATTTGCTGTGCTTCGTATCCATGATGTAGTGTCACGTATGGATTATCCCAATCTCCGCGGACACCTAAACGCTTAAACTGCTCACGCTGGCTATCTACTTGCTCTAACGCATACTCAGCACAAAGCTTTCGGAATTCAGCAATGCTTAGCTTCTTGCGATCCACTTTGCCTTTTTTCGTTAGTGCTGTTTCAATCGGAAGTCCGTGTGTATCCCAGCCTGGAACGTAAGGCGCATGGAAGCCTGTCATGGATTTATGTCGCACGATAAAATCTTTGAGGATTTTATTTAATGCGTGACCCATATGGATATCACCGTTTGCATACGGTGGTCCATCGTGAAGAATAAACGTTGGTCGACCTGCTGTACGCTCCTGTACCTTCTCGTACAAACGTCTTTCTTCCCAATCCTTTTGCATATCCGGCTCACGATTCGGTAAATTACCGCGCATCGCGAATTCTGTTTTTGGCATTTTTAATGTGTCTTTATAATTCATGATAAATCCTCCTTAGAGAGTTAATAGATTACCTGTCGTGTATAATGGGATGTAAAAACACAAAAAAACTCGCCCCTAAAAAGGGACGAGTTACACCCGCGGTACCACCCAATGTAGTGCAAACCTGCACTCACTTAGCATGACGTATCGATCATGACTCGGTGCAGCCTACTAAGCATCGCTTTTCGGTGCACTGCTCCAGGGTGATCTTCAAATCGACTTCTTTGCTAGGCTCACACCGTCCCTAGCTCGCTTTAAAAGCTCATTCGACTTTACTATCCCTATCAACGCAAACTGTAAATTTCTTATAAAGTATATCTGAGGATGATGTCTGAGTCAAGTACTACTAGCGGCTCTCGTAGGACAATTGCTCGCGATCTTCTGCGTCATCCGCAAGCTCATCCCAGTCATCGGTATGTAGCATTTCAAGCTGCGCTTCAAGCAGCATTTTAAATCTTGTACGGTAGACAGATGATTGCTTTTTAAGCTCTTCAATCTCGTACGACACTTTTCGCGATTTTGCTAGCGCATCGTTAATAATCCGATCAGCGTTCTTCTCCGATTCCTTTACGATGAGCTTTGCTTCTTTAGAGGCACTTCGCTTTACCTCTTCCGCAGTCTCTTGGGCCACTAAAATAGATTTATTTAGCGTAGTCTCTATGTTTGAAAAGTGCGTAAGCTTATCCTCAAGCTCGTTGACACGATCAAACAGCTCTTTTTTCTCTCGAATGATAAGCTCGTAATCTTTGATGATTTGATCTAAAAATTCATTAACCTCGTCTTCATCATAACCTCGGAATCCACGTGTGAATTCTTTATTATGAATATCTAATGGCGATAGTGGCATTAATGTTGCACCTCCGAAAATTTACGTAATTTATCTTTGATTCGACAAGCAAGTCAAATATCCTCTAAGTTAGTAATAAAAATGCGAATTTATTTAAAATATGTAGCTATGCGCCAATTATTCCAACTATGATACGTTGTTTACCCTTCTTCGTCTCGCCACCAAGCTCGATAATTTGACAGCGACCACTTCCTCTAAGTGAAAGAACATCTCCTTCTTTCAAAAGATATGCAGGATCCTCAATAATTTGCCAATTAACCTTTACCTTCTCAGATTGGATAAGTGGTTTTACTTTAGCACGTGATAGCTTAAATACTTCCGCCAACACAGCATCCAGTCGAAGGGATGATATAGTGCCTGACTGCTCTCTCATCTCTTCGTCAGGTGTCACGAGAGAACCTGGTTGTAAGGAATCTAGCGTTATTCCGTGTTTACCGACGTGGGTAAACTCCTGTTCTACAAAACCAGAAACTTCTTTTGCAACAATGATCTGCGCTCTTTCGGATGCGATAATGATATCTCCGAATTTTTCTCGCTTCATTCCAAGCCCCATTAAAGAACCGAGTACTTGAGGGTGTTCAATCGACGTATATTTTTCAGGATAACGGATATCATAACAAGCTAGCTCAAAATCTTCTATGCTTGGATCTAAATAATCTGGGTGCAGAAGCGCTCGTTTTCTTTCTGCACCCTCATACGCCCCGTGAAAAGAGACGAGCACTTCCGATTTAGCCCCAATAAGCGATAGTAAAATTCGTTGCTTTCTAGGATCTAAAAAGTCTGTTAGCTTTGCGCGATACTCTCGTTCTACGATTTCTTTCCAATCAAGCACTTGGTCGACAAACGCGTGCTCTTCCTTTCGATAGTGCTGATAGACTGACAAGACAATCGCTCCTTAGATCAAAAAGTTATAAAATAAGAACTGAACACCATTTTGCGCAAAACGGAGCACAAAGATTGCAATAAGTGGCGAAATATCGATCATTCCAAGTGGTGGAATAATTCTGCGGAACGGCTCAAAGTATGGTTCTACCATACGACCAAGAGCTTGTCCGAAATTCGACTCGCGTGCATTAGGGAGCCAAGACATAAATATATAAATAATACACATGAACCAGTAAACATTCATTGCTGTTAATATAACATTTAATAAGACTTCCATTTCTTTCTCACCTTCCTAGTCTTGAAATAACTCTGAAATCGATCCTGAAACATTAATGTTATCAGGCGTGCATAAAAAGATATTGTCCCCAAGCTTTTGAATATCTCCACCTATAGCGTAAACTGTTCCGCTTAAAAAGTCGACTATTCGTTTCGCCTGTTCACGTGGGATGCGCTGCAGATTAATGACAACGGCGCGACGATCTTTTAAGTGATCCGCAATCTCCTGCACCTCATCGTACGAATGAGGCTCTAAAAGAATCATCTTCGACGTTTGTTGAATGGAGCTTAAGCTAACAACATTAGGCTTGTCCCCTTTTGTTTGCTTTTTGTTTGTAACGGGGAGGTGGATGTCTTCGTCACGATTTTGCTCGACTTCAACCTCTCGCTCTTCATAATCATCTTCCATTTCAAAGAAACGTTTGATCTTCGTTTTAATCGTCACTTACGTCACCCCTTTTTTTCGTTACCAACTAAGCATGAGCCAAGTCGAATATACGTTGCGCCTTCTTCAATAGCTACCTCATAATCATTAGACATTCCCATAGACAGCTCTGTACACGGTGCATGAGCGAAGTTTTTTGACGCGATCTCTTGCTGAAGCTCTCTTAGCGCACGAAACGCGGGTCTGACTGTTTCAGGATCCTCGACGTGCGGAGCCATTGTCATTAACCCAACGATTCGAACCGCCTTATACTCTGCTAGCTTCTCAATGAACGGCAACACCTCGTCCGGTGTTAACCCAGACTTCGATTCTTCGCCAGTTACATTAACTTGAACGAAGGCAGAGATAGTTCGCCCATCTTCCACTCGTTTTTCAATCTCTTTCGCAATCGACTCACGTTCGATCGAATGTACAAAGTCAAACGCATGAATCATCTCTTTTACTTTCCGAGATTGAAGGGTCCCGATAAAGTGCCAAGTAGCATCATGCTTAATATCATCAAATTTATTCATACCTTCTTCTAACCGATTTTCACCTAAATCTGTAATACCGGCTTTAAGTGCTTCTTTTGCTGTCTCTATCGAAACGTATTTAGTCACCGCAACAATTGTCACATCGTTCGGATTACGATCCACTTTATGACATGCTTGTGCAATGCGCGTACGAATTTCTTCAAGGTTATTTACTACAGACAAGGAAAGACCTCCTTCTTTACCATTTAGGACTCTACCCTTAATAATAAAGAAAGTTGGTCGTACTATCAATCTTTTCCTATAGAAGCCGCTTCAGCGATTTGAACGAGAATGACATCCTGTCCAATTTTCTTAATTTGTACCCACGGTATAAATAGCTCCGCTTCTTTATTAAAAAGGGATCTCACCCTTCCTTGGCCGATAATAATAGCTTGTACAAGCCCTTTATCTAAATCGACATCTAAGTCTACGACGTGGCCTAATAGCTTTCCAGTCGAGACATTCACCACTTCTTTTGTTGCAAGCTCTGTCATCGTAATCATGATACATCCCCCTAACTCAATTTACTCTACTTCTACACCGTACGATTCAAACACGCAAAAAATACCGAGAATTCGTCTCGGTATTTCGCAAAACCTATTAGTCACGTGCTAGCTGATTCATATCTTTTACTGCCGATTTTTCAAGCCTCGATACTTGCGCTTGAGAAATTCCAATTTCCTCTGCTACTTCCATTTGCGTCTTGCCTTCAAAGTAGCGCATACGAACGATTTTTTTCTCCCTATCATTTAGGCGGAGCATCGCTTCTTTTAACGCTAGCTGATCGCACCAATTCGTATCTTTTTCTCGGTCATCACGAATTTGATCCATCACAAAAATTGGATCTCCACCATCCTGATAAATCGGTTCAAATAAGGAGACAGGATCTTGAATCGCATCAAGTGCAAATACAATATCCTCAGTAGGAATATCTAATTCTTTGGCAATCTCTTGCACGGTTGGCTCTTGTTCTCGTGGTCTAGTTGCCATGAGAGAGTCTCGGACTTGAAGCGCTCTATACGCTGTATCTCTTAGTGATCTTGAGACTCGAATTGGGTTATTATCTCGCAAGTAGCGTCTTATTTCCCCTATAATCATCGGGACTGCATACGTCGAGAATTTGACATTTTGTGAGAGATCAAAGTTATCGATCGATTTCATTAGTCCAATACAGCCTACTTGAAATAGATCGTCGACATTCTCTCCTCGATGGTTAAATCGTTGAATCACGCTAAGTACAAGTCTTAAATTTCCACTAACCAGTTTTTCACGTGCATCGTCGTCCTCTTCCTCTTGCATTTGTTTAAATAAAATCCGCATTTCTGTATTTTTTAATACTGGAAGTGTGGAAGTATCCACGCCACAAATCTCCACTTTATTTCGCGCCATGATGATCCCTCCAGTCAGGAGATTACTTACAAGCTCAGTATCTCCTTAAGGAAGAATTATATGCAGACGTCTACATGCGTTCTTTCACATCATTTTGTTAAATTCTTTTTGAAGGCGTCTAATAATCCGCTTTTCTAGGCGAGAAATATAGGACTGAGAGATACCTAATAAGTCTGCAACATCTTTTTGTGTACGCTCTTTTTCCCCCGATAGACCAAAGCGAAGTTCCATAATTTGCTTCTCTCGATCATTTAATGAGAGTAGTGCATGTTTAAGGAGGCGTCGATCTACGGTCTCCTCCATTCCTTTTGTAATAATATCCTCTTCCGTACCCAGCACATCAGATAATAGTAGTTCGTTGCCGTCCCAATCAATATTTAAAGGCTCGTCAAAAGATACCTCTGATCGGCGTTTATTATTTCGACGCAAATACATGAGAATTTCGTTCTCAATACATCTAGATCCATAAGTAGCAAGCTTTATTTTTTTCTCAGGATTAAACGTATTAACTGCTTTAATTAGCCCGATGGTTCCGATGCTTATTAGATCCTCAATGTTTATCCCTGTATTTTCAAACTTACGGGAGATATATACAACAAGCCTTAAATTCCGCTCAATTAGCGTTGCGCGTGCCGCTTCATCAGGTAGCTTAGCAAGGACCGCAGCCTCCTCATCCTTGGACAACGGTGGTGGTAATGCCTCGCTTCCACCGATATAATAGACCTCTTTCCCTTTTACATGAAACCTCATTAGAAGCTTATAATACCAGCGCTTTACATACATTTTCTCAAACATGATTATCCCCCTCATCCTTCCATAGATTCGTGTAGTAAGCAGTTGTATCTATCTGTATCACTTAATGTTTCACTTAGGGCAACATAGACGTGACATGATTCCTTTTGACCGTTCCTTTCTAAGTTACAAGAGCTTGGTTTCCAAACAACTCGTAGTGCCTGTCCAGCAACCGTTCTAATTGGTACAACCGTCATGTCAATCGACAGGTTGTCCATATTATTCGTTATAAGCTTCTGTATCTGCTCTTCTGCTAATACTTCTTGAAGCTTGTCTTCATTGACAAATATAATCGGTCGTTTTGTCAATGGATCCATTGCCTGATTACCAGTATCAATAAATCCTTTCAATCTCACCGTTGCTTCCTTAGATGCTAGTATGACAGGCACTATTTTTTCTTCCATTCGTTTAATCGCGCGAAGTAAAAAATCTCGGTGTTTTACAAATAGCCAGAGACCTGGAAATGAGATCACGATAAACCCCCACGATAAAGGGGACCCATATGGGCTAAATCCAGGGTTCTTTAAAGCTGTCGCGAACGATTGATCGACTGTCAGAAAATAATGTACCGCAAGCATCCCTCCACCGATCGCAAACTGTACAAAATAAAACGTCCCAGTCAGTTGTAGCAGCCGGATAATACGTCGTTTACCAAACGTCGCACGGATGATAAGGAGTGAATAAAGAATTTTAACTACTGGCATCAGTAAAAATCCAATCTCTGGTACTAGCATGACCCACAGATACAGAGAAGCGAGTAACGCACCACCAAGCTTTCGTTTTATGCTTGGTTGTTCCTTCATAACCAATGCGGTCAACGTTAAAATCATGTAGTCCATGATGATATTCATTGCAAAGAGAATATCAACAAACATGCCCCACTCTCCCCCCTTCTTGCATAGTAAAAGTGTAAAAGATCATGTCTAAAAAGTGTGTCTAACAGTGAGGAAAATTAGCACTAGTTTTGGCGGTTTATGTAAGGAAAGGCTTTTATGTATAGAAGAAGTTATTTTGAGGAGGTCTATAGTGAAGGTTTATCGTTACCACGTATATAATGGCTGAGTGTGTGCATTTATCGGCAGCTCGCGTGCATTTTCCTTTTCACCACGTGCATTTCCACCCCCTCTGTCTGCATTCTTTTCAACCGTGTGCATTTATCTCTGCGTGGTGTGCATTTATAGGCTGCTCGCGTGCATTCTCCTCTTCACCATGTGCATTTCTACTCTCTCTGTCTGCATTCTTTTCTGCCGTGTGCATTTCCTTCTGCGTGGTGTGCATTTCTTGTTGGCTCGCGTGCATTTTCCTCTTCACCACGTGCATTTCCTCCTCTTCTGTCTGCATTCATTTCAGCCGCGTGCATTTTCCCCATACAGCATGCATTTCTCAGACGCTCGTATGCATTCCACCACCCACTCTCTATCTGCATTCTTTCCATCATACTAACTCACTCAATTCCCTCACATACTCCAACCACCAACTACTCTCTCCATCTAATGCTCCTAAACACAAAAAAAGAGAAACCGATATCATGCATCGGTTTCTCTTTTTATATTACTTATTTAATTAGCACAATCCCAAAACTCTTATTCTTATAACGCCCCTTAACGGTTACGTCTATTTCGTAAGAATGTTGGAATATCTAACGTATCCACTTCTTCTTGAGACTGTTCTCTTGTTGGTGGTGCTTCTTCAGTTGAAGCAGCAGTTTCTTTTTTAGCAACTTGTTTTTTCGGTTGGCTAGAAGGAGCACGGTTTGCTTGCTCTTGTTTACCTTCTTCAAAACCTGTTGCAATTACTGTGACGATGATTTCGTCTTTTAGGTGTTCATCAATGACAGAACCGAAGATCATGTTTACTTCGCTATCAGAAGCGTTAGAAACGATCTCAGCGGCTTCATGTACTTCAAAGAGGCTTAGGTTCGTTCCTCCAGTAATGTTCATGAGGACGCCCTGTGCACCGTCTACCGATGTTTCTAACAATGGAGAAGAAATAGCTTTCTTCGCAGCTTCCGCGGCACGGTTTTCGCCAGTAGCAACACCAATACCCATTAAAGCTGAACCTTTTTCGCTCATGATCGT
This window contains:
- the sigG gene encoding RNA polymerase sporulation sigma factor SigG — protein: MARNKVEICGVDTSTLPVLKNTEMRILFKQMQEEEDDDAREKLVSGNLRLVLSVIQRFNHRGENVDDLFQVGCIGLMKSIDNFDLSQNVKFSTYAVPMIIGEIRRYLRDNNPIRVSRSLRDTAYRALQVRDSLMATRPREQEPTVQEIAKELDIPTEDIVFALDAIQDPVSLFEPIYQDGGDPIFVMDQIRDDREKDTNWCDQLALKEAMLRLNDREKKIVRMRYFEGKTQMEVAEEIGISQAQVSRLEKSAVKDMNQLARD
- a CDS encoding cell division protein SepF, yielding MTIKTKIKRFFEMEDDYEEREVEVEQNRDEDIHLPVTNKKQTKGDKPNVVSLSSIQQTSKMILLEPHSYDEVQEIADHLKDRRAVVINLQRIPREQAKRIVDFLSGTVYAIGGDIQKLGDNIFLCTPDNINVSGSISELFQD
- the ileS gene encoding isoleucine--tRNA ligase, yielding MNYKDTLKMPKTEFAMRGNLPNREPDMQKDWEERRLYEKVQERTAGRPTFILHDGPPYANGDIHMGHALNKILKDFIVRHKSMTGFHAPYVPGWDTHGLPIETALTKKGKVDRKKLSIAEFRKLCAEYALEQVDSQREQFKRLGVRGDWDNPYVTLHHGYEAQQIKVFGEMAKKGYIYKGKKPVYWSPSSESALAEAEIEYHDKRSPSIYVAFDVTDGRGVLQGDEKFVIWTTTPWTIPANLAIALNATLDYVTVAVNGAKYIVAEGLLEELVGQFEWTDYEVVATHKGAELEHAKAKHPLYDRESLIILGDHVTLDAGTGCVHTAPGHGEDDYIVGQQYGLDVLCPVDDKGVFTDEAPMFEGLFYDAANKPISEKLEEVGALLKLNFFTHSYPHDWRTKKPVIFRATSQWFASIKDFREDLLREVEETTWLPKWGETRLYNMVRDRGDWCISRQRVWGVPIPVFYGENNEPIITDETIEHVSDLFREHGSNIWFEWDAKELLPEGFTSEHSPNGTFTKETDIMDVWFDSGSSHQAVLHERDDLVRPADVYIEGSDQYRGWFNSSLSTSVAVTGKAPYKSVISHGFTLDGEGKKMSKSLGNTIIPNKVMQQLGADILRLWVASVDYQADVRVSDAILKQVAEVYRKIRNTFRFLLGNLEGFDPANHRVSYEDLSGLDQYMLVKLNDLVRDVRKGYDEYQFSTVYNKVHNFCTIELSSFYMDIGKDYLYLKEEDHISRRRIQTVMYDTLVTLTKLLSPILSHTTEEVWGFIPGVSEEAVQLTDMPEVQEFTGVEELVKKWDRFVLLRDDVLKAYEDARNEKGINKSAHATLTLSGSADDVALLRSLNELHRLFIAVDVKVEDEAPVGATNYEHVAVLVEQAEGEVCERCRYVSNELGTDSDHPTLCPECTETVVTHYQNA
- a CDS encoding YggT family protein → MEVLLNVILTAMNVYWFMCIIYIFMSWLPNARESNFGQALGRMVEPYFEPFRRIIPPLGMIDISPLIAIFVLRFAQNGVQFLFYNFLI
- a CDS encoding DivIVA domain-containing protein, translating into MPLSPLDIHNKEFTRGFRGYDEDEVNEFLDQIIKDYELIIREKKELFDRVNELEDKLTHFSNIETTLNKSILVAQETAEEVKRSASKEAKLIVKESEKNADRIINDALAKSRKVSYEIEELKKQSSVYRTRFKMLLEAQLEMLHTDDWDELADDAEDREQLSYESR
- a CDS encoding YlmC/YmxH family sporulation protein, which encodes MITMTELATKEVVNVSTGKLLGHVVDLDVDLDKGLVQAIIIGQGRVRSLFNKEAELFIPWVQIKKIGQDVILVQIAEAASIGKD
- the sigE gene encoding RNA polymerase sporulation sigma factor SigE, which encodes MYVKRWYYKLLMRFHVKGKEVYYIGGSEALPPPLSKDEEAAVLAKLPDEAARATLIERNLRLVVYISRKFENTGINIEDLISIGTIGLIKAVNTFNPEKKIKLATYGSRCIENEILMYLRRNNKRRSEVSFDEPLNIDWDGNELLLSDVLGTEEDIITKGMEETVDRRLLKHALLSLNDREKQIMELRFGLSGEKERTQKDVADLLGISQSYISRLEKRIIRRLQKEFNKMM
- a CDS encoding YggS family pyridoxal phosphate-dependent enzyme — protein: MSVVNNLEEIRTRIAQACHKVDRNPNDVTIVAVTKYVSIETAKEALKAGITDLGENRLEEGMNKFDDIKHDATWHFIGTLQSRKVKEMIHAFDFVHSIERESIAKEIEKRVEDGRTISAFVQVNVTGEESKSGLTPDEVLPFIEKLAEYKAVRIVGLMTMAPHVEDPETVRPAFRALRELQQEIASKNFAHAPCTELSMGMSNDYEVAIEEGATYIRLGSCLVGNEKKG
- a CDS encoding RNA-binding protein, coding for MSVYQHYRKEEHAFVDQVLDWKEIVEREYRAKLTDFLDPRKQRILLSLIGAKSEVLVSFHGAYEGAERKRALLHPDYLDPSIEDFELACYDIRYPEKYTSIEHPQVLGSLMGLGMKREKFGDIIIASERAQIIVAKEVSGFVEQEFTHVGKHGITLDSLQPGSLVTPDEEMREQSGTISSLRLDAVLAEVFKLSRAKVKPLIQSEKVKVNWQIIEDPAYLLKEGDVLSLRGSGRCQIIELGGETKKGKQRIIVGIIGA
- a CDS encoding sigma-E processing peptidase SpoIIGA — protein: MFVDILFAMNIIMDYMILTLTALVMKEQPSIKRKLGGALLASLYLWVMLVPEIGFLLMPVVKILYSLLIIRATFGKRRIIRLLQLTGTFYFVQFAIGGGMLAVHYFLTVDQSFATALKNPGFSPYGSPLSWGFIVISFPGLWLFVKHRDFLLRAIKRMEEKIVPVILASKEATVRLKGFIDTGNQAMDPLTKRPIIFVNEDKLQEVLAEEQIQKLITNNMDNLSIDMTVVPIRTVAGQALRVVWKPSSCNLERNGQKESCHVYVALSETLSDTDRYNCLLHESMEG